In a single window of the Streptacidiphilus sp. P02-A3a genome:
- a CDS encoding XRE family transcriptional regulator, whose amino-acid sequence MHQQPRQQDELAARLNHLFSVAHPPHRPAYGTQEVAEAISATGRTVISAKYLGELRSGQRRHLPDSRAAAICEFFGVPARYLTDPETAEETDQELALLAALRSEHVRHLALRAARLPPEELADVIAGVERCLIAAGDVPA is encoded by the coding sequence ATGCATCAGCAGCCAAGGCAGCAGGACGAGTTGGCCGCACGACTGAACCATCTCTTCTCGGTAGCACACCCCCCGCACCGCCCCGCGTACGGCACCCAGGAGGTCGCCGAAGCGATCAGCGCGACCGGACGCACGGTGATCTCCGCCAAGTACCTGGGCGAGTTGCGCAGCGGGCAGCGGCGCCACCTGCCGGACAGCCGCGCCGCCGCCATCTGCGAGTTCTTCGGGGTCCCGGCGCGCTATCTGACCGATCCGGAAACGGCCGAGGAGACCGACCAGGAGCTGGCCCTGCTGGCCGCGCTGCGCAGTGAGCACGTCCGGCATCTCGCGCTGCGCGCCGCCCGGCTGCCGCCGGAGGAGCTGGCGGACGTGATAGCGGGCGTGGAGCGCTGCCTGATCGCGGCCGGGGACGTTCCGGCGTAG
- a CDS encoding putative leader peptide, producing MNARQHLTRRRHVDLARVSSAFCCCGA from the coding sequence ATGAATGCGCGACAGCACCTCACGCGGCGGCGACATGTCGACCTCGCCCGCGTCTCCAGCGCGTTCTGTTGCTGCGGAGCCTGA
- a CDS encoding peptidyl-tRNA hydrolase codes for MTSTSSPFADRADDRAQDSADERDSAPQSVLPLVVRIERTDPPAHTDALETAARAVLALLSDPRTTAADGEWAERVHAWQDARIRKVVRRARGSEWRRAAELPGITVTGTSTEVRVFPPVPLDGWPKELLKLQVSGTELDDPEPPARPDPLLPVLWFNPQVPMSTGKSMAQAGHGAQLAWWALADADREAWRETGFALAVRTASPERWSALTAAGLPTVRDAGFTEIAPGSCTVVADHPALRPRSGTVEGQGP; via the coding sequence GTGACCAGTACCAGCAGCCCCTTCGCCGACCGCGCGGACGACCGCGCCCAGGACAGCGCGGACGAACGCGACAGTGCCCCCCAGTCGGTGCTGCCGCTGGTGGTCCGGATCGAGCGGACCGATCCGCCCGCGCACACCGACGCGCTGGAGACCGCCGCCCGGGCGGTGCTCGCGCTGCTGTCCGACCCGCGGACGACGGCGGCGGACGGCGAGTGGGCCGAGCGCGTCCACGCCTGGCAGGACGCCCGGATCCGCAAAGTGGTCCGCCGCGCCCGGGGCTCGGAGTGGCGGCGGGCGGCGGAGCTGCCGGGGATCACGGTCACCGGCACCTCCACCGAGGTACGGGTGTTCCCGCCGGTGCCGTTGGACGGCTGGCCGAAGGAGCTGCTGAAGCTCCAGGTCTCCGGCACCGAGCTGGACGACCCGGAGCCGCCCGCCCGGCCCGACCCGCTGTTGCCGGTGCTCTGGTTCAACCCGCAGGTCCCGATGTCCACCGGCAAGTCCATGGCCCAGGCCGGGCACGGGGCGCAACTGGCCTGGTGGGCGCTGGCGGACGCGGACCGCGAGGCCTGGCGGGAGACCGGCTTCGCGCTCGCGGTGCGCACCGCGAGCCCGGAGCGGTGGTCCGCGCTGACCGCCGCGGGCCTGCCCACGGTCCGCGACGCCGGCTTCACCGAGATCGCCCCGGGCTCCTGCACGGTCGTCGCCGACCATCCGGCGCTGCGGCCCCGGTCAGGGACCGTAGAAGGTCAGGGACCGTAG
- a CDS encoding discoidin domain-containing protein, protein MGVSRRSFITTVLAGSALSAIPATAHARAAAPTAAAALNPAASAPGDVVGKITVGYQGWFACIGDGAPIDGWWHWSQDWSQAPSPSNNAIKAWPDMTEFSTGYQTGYAALNSGGPATLFSSYDQQTVNTHFLWMQQNGCDTAALQRFNPNSSEGPTRDAMAAKVRTAAEGNDRKFYIMYDVTGWTNMQTEIKADWTAKMSALTASSAYAVQNGKPVVGIWGFGFNDANHPWSAADCLDVVTWFQSQGCYVMGGVPREWLTGVGGSRAGYLDVYHAFNMISPWMVGAIGDIADSDAVYQQFNVPDQADCNAHGIDYQPCVLPGDVSANQRVHGDFMWHQFYNMVRVGAQGIYISMFDEFGEGNQIAKTTPTTATVPANSGLLALDEDGTACSSDYYLRLTADGGRMLKGQLALTATRPTAPVLSGGDTQPPSVPTGLRATAETAGSVALSWTASTDNVAVAGYHVYQVTGSGSTLLGSTAATAYTATGLAASTSYTFSVSAYDAAGNASAASATVNVSTTGAANANLALNQPTSASGYTQNYVPANAVDGNSSSYWESTDNAFPQWLQVDLGSAVGVSRIVLDLPPQTAWATRTQTLSVLGGTDGSTFATVVGSAGYTFNPATGNTVTITFGSTQVRYLRLDFTGNSGWPAGQVSEFQVYSS, encoded by the coding sequence ATGGGAGTCTCGCGTCGCAGCTTCATCACCACCGTGCTGGCCGGATCGGCGCTCAGCGCCATCCCCGCCACCGCCCACGCCCGGGCGGCGGCGCCGACCGCCGCCGCCGCGCTCAACCCGGCGGCCAGCGCCCCGGGCGACGTGGTCGGCAAGATCACCGTCGGCTACCAGGGCTGGTTCGCCTGTATCGGCGACGGCGCGCCCATCGACGGCTGGTGGCACTGGAGTCAGGACTGGTCGCAGGCGCCCTCGCCGAGCAACAACGCGATCAAGGCCTGGCCGGACATGACCGAGTTCAGCACCGGCTACCAGACCGGCTACGCCGCGCTCAACAGCGGCGGGCCCGCCACGCTGTTCTCCTCGTACGACCAGCAGACGGTGAACACGCACTTCCTGTGGATGCAGCAGAACGGCTGCGACACCGCCGCGTTGCAGCGCTTCAACCCGAACAGCAGCGAGGGTCCGACCCGGGACGCGATGGCGGCCAAGGTGCGTACCGCCGCCGAGGGCAACGACCGCAAGTTCTACATCATGTACGACGTCACCGGCTGGACGAACATGCAGACGGAGATCAAGGCCGACTGGACCGCCAAGATGTCCGCCCTGACCGCCTCCTCCGCCTACGCCGTGCAGAACGGCAAGCCGGTGGTCGGTATCTGGGGGTTCGGCTTCAACGACGCCAACCACCCCTGGAGCGCCGCCGACTGCCTCGACGTGGTCACCTGGTTCCAGAGCCAGGGCTGCTACGTGATGGGCGGGGTGCCCCGGGAGTGGCTCACCGGCGTCGGCGGCTCCCGCGCGGGCTACCTGGACGTCTACCACGCCTTCAACATGATCTCGCCGTGGATGGTCGGCGCGATCGGCGACATCGCCGACTCCGACGCGGTGTACCAGCAGTTCAACGTCCCGGACCAGGCCGACTGCAACGCCCACGGGATCGACTACCAGCCCTGCGTGCTGCCCGGCGACGTCTCCGCCAACCAGCGGGTGCACGGCGACTTCATGTGGCACCAGTTCTACAACATGGTCCGGGTGGGCGCGCAGGGCATCTACATATCGATGTTCGACGAGTTCGGCGAGGGCAACCAGATCGCCAAGACCACCCCGACCACCGCCACCGTCCCGGCCAACTCCGGCCTGCTGGCGCTGGACGAGGACGGCACGGCCTGCTCCTCGGACTACTACCTGCGACTCACCGCGGACGGCGGGCGGATGCTCAAGGGGCAGTTGGCGCTGACCGCGACCCGGCCCACCGCGCCGGTGCTGTCCGGCGGCGACACCCAGCCGCCGAGCGTACCCACCGGACTGCGGGCCACCGCCGAGACCGCCGGCAGCGTCGCGCTGTCCTGGACGGCCTCCACCGACAACGTCGCGGTCGCCGGGTACCACGTCTACCAGGTCACCGGCTCCGGCAGCACACTGCTCGGCAGTACCGCGGCGACCGCGTACACCGCGACCGGACTTGCCGCGTCCACTTCGTACACCTTCAGCGTGAGCGCCTATGACGCCGCCGGAAATGCCTCGGCGGCCTCCGCCACAGTAAACGTTTCTACCACCGGCGCCGCCAATGCAAACCTGGCACTCAACCAGCCGACGTCGGCCAGTGGCTATACCCAGAACTATGTCCCGGCTAACGCGGTGGACGGAAACAGCAGCAGTTACTGGGAGAGCACCGACAACGCGTTTCCGCAGTGGCTCCAGGTGGATCTCGGTTCCGCCGTGGGCGTCTCCAGGATCGTGCTCGACCTGCCGCCGCAGACCGCCTGGGCCACCCGCACCCAGACGCTCTCGGTCCTCGGCGGCACCGACGGCTCGACCTTCGCCACCGTGGTCGGCTCGGCCGGGTACACCTTCAACCCGGCCACCGGCAACACGGTGACCATCACCTTCGGCAGCACCCAGGTGCGGTACCTGCGGCTGGACTTCACCGGCAACTCCGGCTGGCCGGCCGGCCAGGTGTCGGAGTTCCAGGTCTACAGTTCCTGA
- a CDS encoding LLM class flavin-dependent oxidoreductase, translating to MPVEFLGIAATNDGSETNPRSGGAFDKEYTLRLARAHEDHGWDRVLFAYGSGSPEPGSAAAYIAAHTTRLQILLAHRPNVSYPTFAAKEFATLDQISDGRLTVHFITGGNDHEQQREGDFLTKDQRYARTREYIEIVQRAWTSREPFDHEGEYYRFNDFVSDVAPVQQPRPDVSFGGSSAAAYAAGGAVADIYALWGEPLAETAKQIEAVRAAAAAAGRTTPPRIQVAFRPIIAPTEELAWEKAHRTVAAINARKESGAWARRGNGAPENAGSQRLVAIAGQGERYDRALWTPTAAATGGAGNSNALVGTPETVAQALLDYYDLGVDILSARGYDLLGDAIDFGRYVIPLVREEVAKRDAERAAKAG from the coding sequence ATGCCCGTGGAGTTCCTTGGCATCGCCGCCACCAACGACGGTTCGGAGACCAACCCCCGCAGCGGAGGCGCCTTCGACAAGGAGTACACGCTTCGACTCGCCCGGGCCCACGAGGACCACGGCTGGGACCGGGTCCTGTTCGCGTACGGTTCCGGATCGCCCGAACCGGGCAGCGCCGCCGCGTACATCGCGGCCCACACCACCCGGTTGCAGATCCTGCTGGCGCACCGGCCCAACGTCTCCTATCCGACCTTCGCGGCCAAGGAGTTCGCCACCCTCGACCAGATCAGCGACGGTCGGCTCACGGTGCACTTCATCACCGGTGGCAACGACCACGAGCAGCAGCGCGAGGGCGACTTCCTGACCAAGGACCAGCGGTACGCGCGGACCCGGGAGTACATCGAGATCGTGCAGCGGGCCTGGACCTCCCGCGAGCCCTTCGACCACGAGGGCGAGTACTACCGCTTCAACGACTTCGTCAGCGACGTGGCGCCGGTGCAGCAGCCCCGTCCGGACGTCTCCTTCGGCGGTTCCTCGGCGGCGGCCTACGCGGCCGGGGGCGCGGTTGCCGACATCTACGCGCTGTGGGGCGAGCCGCTCGCGGAGACGGCCAAGCAGATCGAGGCGGTCCGGGCGGCCGCCGCGGCGGCCGGGCGGACCACCCCGCCCCGGATCCAGGTGGCCTTCCGCCCGATCATCGCCCCCACCGAGGAGTTGGCCTGGGAGAAGGCGCACCGCACCGTCGCCGCCATCAACGCCCGCAAGGAGAGCGGCGCCTGGGCCCGCCGCGGCAACGGCGCGCCGGAGAACGCCGGTTCGCAGCGGCTGGTGGCGATCGCCGGTCAGGGCGAGCGCTACGACCGCGCGCTGTGGACCCCGACCGCCGCCGCGACCGGTGGCGCGGGCAACTCCAACGCCCTGGTCGGCACGCCGGAGACGGTCGCCCAGGCGCTGCTCGACTACTACGACCTCGGTGTCGACATCCTCTCGGCCCGGGGCTACGACCTGCTCGGCGACGCCATCGACTTCGGCCGGTACGTCATCCCGCTGGTCCGCGAGGAGGTCGCCAAGCGCGACGCCGAGCGGGCGGCCAAGGCCGGCTGA
- the ssuE gene encoding NADPH-dependent FMN reductase, with the protein MATVLSVSGSPSATSRTARLLRHLDARLIAQGHTVIPLDVRTLPAEALLGADFGHPAIVRATELFAQADGVVIGTPVYKAAYSGLLKSLLDLLPQYALSGKTVLPLATGGSTAHVLAIDYALRPVLSSMGPKHIVQGWFVLDRHITVNPDGEVTLEPGTGESLGQIVDQFSEALTGHYSHVLAAAS; encoded by the coding sequence ATGGCCACCGTCCTTTCCGTCTCCGGAAGCCCCTCCGCCACCTCCCGAACCGCTCGGCTGCTGCGCCACCTGGACGCCAGGCTGATAGCCCAGGGTCACACCGTCATTCCGCTGGACGTCCGGACGCTGCCCGCCGAGGCCCTGCTCGGGGCCGACTTCGGACACCCGGCCATCGTCCGCGCCACCGAGCTGTTCGCCCAGGCCGACGGCGTGGTCATCGGCACCCCCGTCTACAAGGCCGCCTACTCGGGACTGCTGAAGTCCCTGCTGGACCTGCTGCCGCAGTACGCGTTGTCCGGCAAGACCGTGCTGCCGCTGGCCACCGGCGGTTCCACGGCGCACGTGCTGGCGATCGACTACGCGCTGCGGCCGGTGCTCTCCTCGATGGGCCCCAAGCACATCGTCCAGGGCTGGTTCGTGCTCGACCGCCACATCACCGTCAACCCGGACGGCGAGGTCACCCTGGAGCCGGGCACCGGGGAGTCGCTGGGGCAGATCGTCGACCAGTTCTCGGAGGCCCTCACCGGCCACTACAGCCACGTTCTCGCAGCCGCTAGCTGA